From a region of the Drosophila ananassae strain 14024-0371.13 chromosome XL, ASM1763931v2, whole genome shotgun sequence genome:
- the LOC6502929 gene encoding beta-parvin gives MSTLNRPKSPHTPSAIKKGEKEDSFWDKFSTLGRKRGTREVKKVQEEGKYAIDSPGSPNQYDIPPEDYALREHEQRAVIDPQSINDPVVVELQRILVDWINDELAEQRIIVQQLDEDMYDGQVLHKLWEKLTSKKLDVPEVTQSEQGQLEKLNIVLKAVNHTLGFHHKIPKWSVASVHSKNLVAILHLLVALVRHFRAPVRLPENVFVSVVIAEKNAGVLNAQKFQEQITSEYDDVGMRCEKDAFDTLIDIAPDKLAVVKKSLITFVNKHLAKLNFEITDLNTDFHDGVYLCLLMGLLGGFFVPLHEFHLTPQDTEQKVSNVAFAFDLMQDVGLPKPKARPLDIVNMDLKSTLRVLYSLFTMFRDFA, from the exons ATGTCGACGCTCAACCGACCCAAGTCGCCGCACACGCCCTCGGCCATTAAAAAGGGCGAAAAAGAGGACAGTTTCTGGGACAAATTCAGCACCCTGGGCCGCAAACGAGGAACTCGCGAAG TGAAAAAAGTTCAGGAGGAGGGAAAGTATGCCATCGACTCGCCTGGATCCCCTAATCAGTACGACATCCCACCTGAGGACTATGCTCTGC GCGAACATGAACAGCGAGCCGTCATTGACCCACAGTCCATCAACGATCCTGTGGTAGTTGAACTGCAGCGTATCCTTGTCGACTGGATCAACGACGAGTTGGCTGAGCAGCGCATCATTGTCCAGCAACTGGACGAAGACATGTACGACGGCCAGGTGCTGCATAAGCTGTGGGAAAAGCTCACGAGCAAGAAACTGGACGTTCCAGAAGTCACACAATCGGAACAGGGACAGCTCGAGAAGCTGAACATTGTCTTAAAGGCTGTTAACCAT ACCCTGGGCTTCCACCACAAGATTCCCAAGTGGTCAGTGGCCAGTGTGCACTCGAAGAACCTAGTCGCTATCCTGCATCTGCTGGTGGCACTGGTGCGCCACTTCCGGGCACCTGTACGTCTGCCGGAGAACGTGTTCGTGTCCGTGGTGATCGCCGAGAAGAACGCTGGTGTACTAAACGCACAGAAATTCCAGGAGCAGATTACCTCCGAGTATGACGATGTGGGCATGCGCTGCGAAAAGGACGCCTTCGACACACTGATCGATATTGCGCCCGATAAGCTGGCAGTGGTGAAGAAATCGCTGATCACGTTCGTGAACAAGCACCTGGCCAAGCTGAACTTCGAGATCACCGACCTGAACACGGACTTCCACGACGGTGTCTATCTGTGCCTTCTAATGGGCCTACTTGGCGGCTTCTTTGTGCCGTTGCACGAGTTCCACCTGACGCCCCAGGACACCGAGCAAAAGGTCAGCAACGTGGCGTTTGCCTTCGACCTTATGCAGGACGTGGGGCTGCCCAAGCCGAAGGCTCGCCCCCTAGACATCGTCAACATGGATTTAAAGTCCACCCTGCGCGTCCTCTACAGCTTGTTCACCATGTTCCGGGACTTCGCCTGA
- the LOC6502928 gene encoding transmembrane protein 203, producing MFKLSELVRWLGLTEFEILVNLCGLLVFTITLAVKLSAAGSTGGVLPELVGDWFTVFSPLFFIDICNAYFCVIVGIRMYLDSDNKRKALHRFMWSTYFLVLIAIFKYLLCLKLSGKTGLEYSEVFSPIFVLLQLVAVRACQLPNSI from the coding sequence ATGTTCAAGCTCTCTGAGCTGGTGCGCTGGCTGGGGCTGACCGAGTTCGAGATTCTGGTCAACCTTTGCGGCCTTCTCGTATTCACCATTACGCTAGCTGTCAAGCTGTCCGCCGCGGGATCGACTGGAGGCGTTCTTCCCGAGCTGGTGGGCGACTGGTTCACCGTCTTCAGCCCTTTGTTCTTCATCGACATTTGTAACGCGTACTTCTGCGTAATTGTGGGCATACGTATGTACTTGGACTCGGACAACAAGCGCAAGGCGCTGCACCGCTTCATGTGGAGCACCTACTTCCTAGTGCTAATTGCCATCTTCAAGTACCTGCTGTGCCTCAAGCTCTCTGGGAAGACGGGCCTCGAGTACTCGGAAGTCTTCTCGCCGATTTTCGTGTTGCTGCAACTTGTAGCGGTGCGCGCCTGCCAGCTGCCCAACTCCATCTAA
- the LOC6502930 gene encoding FAD-linked sulfhydryl oxidase ALR isoform X2, translated as MRILFMIFTIAERSFKILELPATTSLFLRRNCHNFGYDYSSPTQLDLSREATRLVIRRLQRTVLRILRDPDNMSQATPTFARPSPADQQSERPPPPPRSEQEDSSFAAHRRTNGGKQDSNCRTCNDFKSWSKQQRLISNVQNSKVKHMATAEKISVNAEEVRDDCPLDKVRLGISTWGLLHTMAAFYSDNPTDTEKRDMKTFFEVLSRLYPCEFCAKDFRTDLDVNPINVNSQKELAMWLCKFHNRVNDKLGKPLFDCSKVNERWRDGWLDGSCE; from the exons ATGCGCATACTTTTTATGATTTTCACAATAGCTGAGAGAAGTTTCAAGATATTAGAGCTGCCCGCCACTACATCGCTCTTCCTGCGCCGCAACTGCCATAATTTTGGCTACGATTACAGCAGCCCCACGCAACTAGACCTTAGTCGAGAGGCGACTCGCCTGGTAATTCGCCGCCTCCAGCGCACCGTTCTCCGCATCCTCCGTGACCCCGACAACATGTCCCAGGCGACTCCCACGTTTGCACGGCCTTCGCCGGCCGACCAGCAGTCGGAGcgtccaccgccgccgccacgGTCAGAGCAGGAGGACAGCTCATTTGCAGCCCATCGAAGAACTAACGGCGGCAAGCAAGACTCCAACTGCCGCACGTGCAACGACTTCAAGTCGTGGTCCAAACAGCAGCGGCTTATCTCAAACGTGCAAAATTCTAAG GTCAAACACATGGCCACTGCGGAGAAGATAAGCGTTAATGCCGAGGAGGTTCGTGATGACTGTCCGCTGGACAAAGTGCGTTTGGGCATATCTACGTGGGGCCTGCTGCATACCATGGCCGCTTTCTATTCGGACAATCCCACAGACACAGAGAAGCGCGACATGAAGACTTTCTTTGAGGTCCTCTCTCGTCTCTATCCCTGCGAGTTCTGCGCCAAAGATTTCCGTACCGA TTTGGACGTCAATCCCATCAACGTCAACTCACAGAAGGAACTGGCTATGTGGCTATGCAAGTTCCATAACCGAGTGAACGATAAACTCGGTAAGCCGCTCTTCGACTGCAGCAAGGTGAACGAGCGTTGGCGCGACGGCTGGCTAGACGGTTCCTGCGAATAG
- the LOC6502931 gene encoding ATP-binding cassette sub-family D member 3, translating into MAPALSKLANNQSAIVGVAGMTAALWIIAYGKMSNKKRKSGYEDKIQYTIAEKKEKKAGKAHVNSVFFKQLRQLLPILIPGFWSVETGLLFLVAAALIGRSVSDIWMIQNATVVESTIIHMNRTKFKTALLKYLTALPAISVVTNVLKWSLGELKLRFRTNLTHHLYSQYLNGYTYYKMSNLDNRIANADQLLTTDIDKFCESATDLYSNISKPVLDIFIYVYRLTVNLGGKTPSILMLYLLFAGVFLTRLRRPTGRLTVEEQKLEGEFRYVNSRLITNSEEVAFYQGNVREKLTLLASYSKLRSHLRKFLEFRVSMGIIDNIIGKYFASIVGFYAVSIPFFADNHPLLSGEQSGQRLQAYYTYGRMLVKLAEAIGRLVLAGREMSRLAGFTARMTELIKVLGDLNKGTYERTMVNGNNITQSLGDAAGSSFGPNKGVMCFEDNIIRFEQVPLVTPNGDVLLKELTFEVKSGTNVLVCGPNGCGKSSLFRILGELWPTWGGKVTKPSRGKLFYIPQRPYMTLGTLRDQIIYPHTREDMRRMGQSDEDLMHYLDIVQLTYLEQRENGLDAIEDWIDVLSGGEKQRVAMARLFYHRPQFAILDECTSAVSVDVEGKMYSYCREVGITLFTVSHRKSLWVHHNYYLQFDGRGSYEFAAIDQDKEHFGS; encoded by the exons ATGGCCCCGGCTCTGAGCAAACTGGCCAACAACCAAAGCGCCATCGTCGGCGTGGCGGGCATGACGGCCGCCCTCTGGATAATTGCCTACGGAAAGATGTCCAACAAAAAGCG AAAATCTGGCTATGAGGACAAAATCCAATACACAATCGCCGAAAAGAAGGAGAAGAAGGCGGGCAAGGCCCATGTGAACTCAGTATTCTTCAAACAGCTTCGTCAGCTGCTCC CCATTCTCATTCCGGGCTTCTGGAGCGTAGAGACCGGCCTGCTGTTCCTGGTGGCCGCCGCGCTGATCGGCCGCTCCGTGAGCGACATATGGATGATCCAGAACGCGACGGTGGTGGAGAGCACCATCATTCACATGAACCGCACCAAGTTCAAGACGGCGCTGCTGAAGTATCTGACAGCCCTGCCAGCG ATCTCCGTGGTCACCAATGTCCTGAAGTGGAGTCTGGGCGAGCTGAAGCTCCGCTTCCGCACAAACCTCACCCATCACCTGTACAGTCAGTACCTAAA CGGCTACACGTACTATAAGATGTCCAACCTGGACAACAGGATAGCCAACGCCGACCAGCTGCTGACCACGGACATCGACAAGTTCTGCGAGAGCGCCACGGACCTGTACTCGAACATCAGCAAGCCGGTGCTGGACATATTCATCTACGTCTACCGGCTGACGGTGAACCTGGGCGGCAAGACGCCCTCGATCCTGATGCTCTACCTGCTCTTCGCCGGAGTCTTCCTGACGCGCCTCCGTCGCCCCACCGGCCGACTCACCGTCGAGGAGCAGAAGCTGGAGGGCGAGTTCCGGTACGTGAACAGTCGCCTGATCACCAACTCCGAGGAGGTGGCCTTCTACCAGGGCAACGTCCGCGAGAAGCTGACCCTCCTGGCCAGCTACTCCAAGCTGCGCTCGCACCTGCGCAAGTTCCTCGAGTTCCGCGTCAGCATGGGCATCATCGACAACATCATTGGCAAAT ACTTTGCCTCCATTGTGGGCTTCTACGCCGTGTCCATTCCCTTCTTTGCCGACAATCACCCGCTGCTGTCCGGCGAGCAGAGCGGACAGCGGCTTCAGGCCTACTACACCTACGGCCGCATGCTGGTGAAGCTGGCGGAGGCCATTGGCCGGCTGGTGCTGGCGGGACGCGAGATGTCCCGCCTGGCCGGCTTCACCGCCAGGATGACGGAGCTGATCAAGGTACTGGGCGACCTCAACAAGGGAACCTACGAGCGCACCATGGTCAACGGCAACAACATAACCCAGAGCCTGGGCGACGCCGCCGGCAGCAGCTTCGGGCCCAACAAGGGCGTCATGTGTTTCGAGGACAACATCATTCGCTTCGAGCAGGTGCCCCTGGTCACGCCCAACGGGGATGTGCTCCTCAAGGAGCTGACCTTCGAAGTAAA ATCTGGAACCAACGTCCTTGTGTGCGGACCCAACGGCTGTGGCAAGTCTTCGCTGTTCCGCATCCTGGGCGAGCTGTGGCCCACGTGGGGCGGCAAGGTGACGAAACCTTCGCGAGGCAAGCTCTTCTACATACCTCAGAGGCCTTACATGACGCTGGGCACTTTGCGCGACCAG ATTATCTACCCGCACACGCGCGAGGACATGCGCCGGATGGGCCAGAGCGACGAGGATCTCATGCACTACCTGGACATCGTGCAGCTGACGTACTTGGAGCAGCGCGAGAACGGACTGGACGCGATCGAGGACTGGATCGATGTGCTGTCCGGCGGCGAGAAGCAGCGCGTGGCCATGGCCAGGCTATTCTACCATCGTCCCCAGTTCGCGATCCTGGACGAGTGCACCAGCGCCGTCTCCGTGGACGTCGAGGGCAAGATGTACAGCTACTGCCGTGAGGTGGGCATCACGCTCTTCACCGTCTCGCACCGCAAGTCGTTGTGGGTGCACCACAACTACTACCTGCAGTTCGACGGACGGGGCAGCTACGAGTTCGCGGCCATCGACCAGGATAAGGAGCACTTTGGCTCGTAA
- the LOC6503170 gene encoding uncharacterized protein LOC6503170, with product MATLRNHTSNENSGQDSPLQTQQDANAALAIGYVREFSCRAAAFQQQRTEETLVYVQRSVALLGTKVQPHHFAPLPGNLELARFYVDLHALMGALDTEGSGAEVLWSCVALIQHCSRNLEARRAIVVKFCFVPLLGMLLRRTRRTERVHRLLVLLQDLTYGIRIDWEEPYLAALLEHLAEIVHGVEDGSENGNGTSSSKADEEENSHALLALSILVNLCYKNFAVLFLFQRIVNISGFCRRIQNYGLLAYKMLIILSEEVHAFEQRELHTFLRTAFAGMEDCLKHWNVAQLRHIVDFLLDSQSHAGLHRAMLSHSHYCEDVEKLLDQIDARNAMDDSQEESRKYQQICMDLIFRLIGYVLELSEQDPDNNVISLDAITPRLFELVVEWLSSELCGVAATELLTIMLRVGKRATVAQSISREPLHVVGMVASAERPDTKPAQTVAILRLLLALLKESKTEKLVLSKISESYFDKILAAPLALVPQFLSTQSLAQSEAEKACFCLLLLVHVAGIAKKAYLDKCCSLLEKPQLQYCLARGMVSQNETLVAAVLQIAQFEHFPKAAVAKYVSAIGKAPGGSSPAASVCGNDQAEQWRNLSSILKGHRTFTDKEMAQRVNALLESIGGIVRRNELASAPVSQVIELYNHRIDSLNGVVANLQQRLDQAGQQLISGTQLSHVQSAELERFQTTNFELLISQERLQTQCKDLKQQTDKLKSSMNNLLKHLSENAVNLQNNERRLEVKKAEIAGLKKDCEDLRTSLSAKSEELTKLEAVNKENSSRIDKLKKSMVAFEQDIKEKVRTIEERERELAKTHKALEEQREGRKKSEDLVSVLEKQLQERKEQIENLEMEQKETEDLRKTIMSLMESKKPKRKAC from the exons ATGGCCACGCTACGGAACCACACGAGTAATGAGAATTCCGGCCAGGACTCGCCGCTGCAGACGCAGCAGGACGCGAACGCCGCCCTGGCTATTGGCTATGTGAGGGAATTCAGCTGTCGGGCGGCCGCCTTCCAGCAGCAGCGCACCGAGGAGACCCTGGTGTATGTGCAGCGTAGTGTGGCCCTGCTGGGCACCAAGGTGCAGCCGCATCACTTTGCTCCCCTGCCGGGTAATCTGGAACTGGCCCGTTTCTATGTGGATCTGCACGCTCTGATGGGCGCCCTGGACACCGAGGGCTCCGGGGCGGAGGTCCTGTGGTCCTGCGTGGCGCTCATCCAGCACTGTAGTCGCAACCTGGAGGCTCGACGCGCCATTGTGGTCAAATTCTGTTTTGTGCCGCTTCTGGGAATGCTCCTGCGCCGCACCCGACGGACGGAACGGGTCCACCGCCTGCTGGTACTGCTGCAGGATCTGACCTATGGCATACGGATCGACTGGGAGGAGCCCTATCTGGCCGCCCTGCTGGAGCACCTGGCCGAGATTGTCCACGGCGTAGAGGATGGCTCTGAAAATGGCAAcggcacctcctccagcaagGCCGACGAGGAAGAGAACTCGCACGCCCTGCTGGCCCTCTCAATTCTGGTCAACCTCTGCTACAAGAACTTTGCCGTGCTGTTTCTCTTCCAGAGGATTGTTAACATCTCCGGGTTTTGTCGCCGCATCCAAAACTACGGTCTACTGGCCTACAAAATGCTGATAATCCTCTCGGAGGAGGTGCATGCCTTTGAGCAGCGGGAGCTCCACACCTTCCTGAGAACAGCCTTCGCCGGCATGGAGGATTGCCTCAAGCACTGGAACGTGGCGCAGCTGAGGCACATTGTGGACTTCCTACTGGACTCCCAGTCCCACGCCGGCCTGCACAGAGCCATGCTCTCGCACTCTCACTACTGCGAGGATGTGGAGAAGCTGTTGGAT CAAATCGATGCCCGCAACGCCATGGATGATTCGCAGGAGGAGTCGCGCAAGTACCAGCAGATCTGCATGGATCTCATCTTCCGGCTCATCGGCTACGTTCTGGAACTCTCCGAACAAGACCCCGACAACAATGTCATCAGCCTGGACGCCATTACGCCACGCCTCTTCGAGCTGGTCGTGGAATGGTTGTCCTCAGAGCTATGCGGCGTGGCAGCCACTGAGCTGCTGACCATTATGCTGCGTGTCGGGAAGCGTGCCACCGTGGCCCAGTCCATCTCCCGGGAGCCGCTGCACGTGGTGGGCATGGTTGCCAGTGCCGAGCGCCCGGACACGAAGCCTGCTCAGACGGTAGCCATTCTCCGGTTGCTACTCGCCTTGCTGAAGGAGTCCAAGACGGAAAAACTGGTCCTCTCCAAGATCTCGGAGTCGTACTTCGACAAGATTCTAGCGGCGCCGCTGGCTTTGGTGCCCCAGTTCCTGAGCACCCAGAGCCTGGCCCAGTCAGAGGCCGAAAAGGCCTGCTTCtgcctgctgctgttggtccATGTGGCTGGAATAGCCAAGAAGGCCTACCTGGACAAGTGCTGCTCGCTGCTGGAGAAGCCGCAGCTCCAGTACTGCCTGGCACGGGGCATGGTGAGCCAGAACGAAACCCTTGTGGCCGCCGTCCTGCAAATAGCACAGTTCGAGCACTTCCCCAAGGCGGCAGTGGCCAAG TATGTCTCTGCCATTGGCAAGGCTCCAGGTGGTTCTTCGCCTGCCGCCTCAGTCTGTGGCAACGACCAGGCGGAGCAGTGGCGCAATCTCAGCTCCATCCTGAAAGGGCACCGCACCTTCACCGACAAGGAGATGGCCCAGCGGGTAAATGCCCTGCTGGAGAGCATCGGAGGCATTGTGCGGCGCAATGAGCTGGCTTCGGCACCCGTCTCCCAGGTGATCGAGCTGTACAACCACCGCATCGACAGCCTGAACGGCGTCGTGGCCAACCTGCAACAGCGACTGGACCAAGCCGGCCAGCAGCTGATTAGTGGCACCCAGTTGTCGCACGTCCAGAGCGCCGAGCTGGAGCGCTTCCAGACCACCAACTTTGAGCTGCTCATCAGCCAGGAAAG ACTGCAAACCCAGTGCAAGGATCTCAAGCAGCAGACGGACAAGCTGAAGAGCAGCATGAACAACCTACTGAAGCATCTCTCCGAAAACGCTGTCAACCTCCAGAACAACGAACGGCGGCTGGAGGTGAAAAAGGCGGAAATCGCCGGCCTGAAAAAGGACTGCGAGGACCTGCGGACAAGTCTGAGCGCCAAGAGCGAGGAGCTCACCAAACTGGAGGCGGTTAACAAGGAGAAT aGCTCGCGCATCGACAAGCTAAAAAAGTCGATGGTGGCCTTCGAGCAGGACATCAAGGAGAAGGTGCGCACCATCGAGGAGCGCGAGCGGGAGCTGGCCAAGACGCACAAGGCACTGGAGGAGCAGCGCGAGGGCCGGAAGAAGTCCGAGGACCTTGTGTCCGTGCTGGAGAAGCAGCTGCAGGAGCGCAAGGAGCAGATCGAGAACCTGGAGATGGAGCAGAAGGAGACGGAGGACCTGCGCAAGACCATCATGAGTCTGATGGAGAGCAAAAAGCCGAAGCGCAAGGCCTGCTAG
- the LOC6502930 gene encoding FAD-linked sulfhydryl oxidase ALR isoform X3: protein MSQATPTFARPSPADQQSERPPPPPRSEQEDSSFAAHRRTNGGKQDSNCRTCNDFKSWSKQQRLISNVQNSKVKHMATAEKISVNAEEVRDDCPLDKVRLGISTWGLLHTMAAFYSDNPTDTEKRDMKTFFEVLSRLYPCEFCAKDFRTDLDVNPINVNSQKELAMWLCKFHNRVNDKLGKPLFDCSKVNERWRDGWLDGSCE from the exons ATGTCCCAGGCGACTCCCACGTTTGCACGGCCTTCGCCGGCCGACCAGCAGTCGGAGcgtccaccgccgccgccacgGTCAGAGCAGGAGGACAGCTCATTTGCAGCCCATCGAAGAACTAACGGCGGCAAGCAAGACTCCAACTGCCGCACGTGCAACGACTTCAAGTCGTGGTCCAAACAGCAGCGGCTTATCTCAAACGTGCAAAATTCTAAG GTCAAACACATGGCCACTGCGGAGAAGATAAGCGTTAATGCCGAGGAGGTTCGTGATGACTGTCCGCTGGACAAAGTGCGTTTGGGCATATCTACGTGGGGCCTGCTGCATACCATGGCCGCTTTCTATTCGGACAATCCCACAGACACAGAGAAGCGCGACATGAAGACTTTCTTTGAGGTCCTCTCTCGTCTCTATCCCTGCGAGTTCTGCGCCAAAGATTTCCGTACCGA TTTGGACGTCAATCCCATCAACGTCAACTCACAGAAGGAACTGGCTATGTGGCTATGCAAGTTCCATAACCGAGTGAACGATAAACTCGGTAAGCCGCTCTTCGACTGCAGCAAGGTGAACGAGCGTTGGCGCGACGGCTGGCTAGACGGTTCCTGCGAATAG
- the LOC6502930 gene encoding uncharacterized protein LOC6502930 isoform X1, translated as MSQITQIKPINVKVYGKSLQKLYGVRLKFRLEKSINIANSICVILFQTVSRRKISQGQHLLTLPLSSIYFTSERSFKILELPATTSLFLRRNCHNFGYDYSSPTQLDLSREATRLVIRRLQRTVLRILRDPDNMSQATPTFARPSPADQQSERPPPPPRSEQEDSSFAAHRRTNGGKQDSNCRTCNDFKSWSKQQRLISNVQNSKVKHMATAEKISVNAEEVRDDCPLDKVRLGISTWGLLHTMAAFYSDNPTDTEKRDMKTFFEVLSRLYPCEFCAKDFRTDLDVNPINVNSQKELAMWLCKFHNRVNDKLGKPLFDCSKVNERWRDGWLDGSCE; from the exons ATGTCACAGATTACACAGATCAAACCTATAAATGTAAAAGTGTACGGAAAAAGTCTTCAAAAATTGTATGGTGTACGTTTAAAATTTCGATtagaaaaatcaataaatattgCCAATAGCATATGTGTTATTCTATTTCAAACAGTTTCAAGGCGCAAAATTTCTCAGGGGCAGCACCTACTCACACTACCTCTGTCTTCTATTTATTTCACAT CTGAGAGAAGTTTCAAGATATTAGAGCTGCCCGCCACTACATCGCTCTTCCTGCGCCGCAACTGCCATAATTTTGGCTACGATTACAGCAGCCCCACGCAACTAGACCTTAGTCGAGAGGCGACTCGCCTGGTAATTCGCCGCCTCCAGCGCACCGTTCTCCGCATCCTCCGTGACCCCGACAACATGTCCCAGGCGACTCCCACGTTTGCACGGCCTTCGCCGGCCGACCAGCAGTCGGAGcgtccaccgccgccgccacgGTCAGAGCAGGAGGACAGCTCATTTGCAGCCCATCGAAGAACTAACGGCGGCAAGCAAGACTCCAACTGCCGCACGTGCAACGACTTCAAGTCGTGGTCCAAACAGCAGCGGCTTATCTCAAACGTGCAAAATTCTAAG GTCAAACACATGGCCACTGCGGAGAAGATAAGCGTTAATGCCGAGGAGGTTCGTGATGACTGTCCGCTGGACAAAGTGCGTTTGGGCATATCTACGTGGGGCCTGCTGCATACCATGGCCGCTTTCTATTCGGACAATCCCACAGACACAGAGAAGCGCGACATGAAGACTTTCTTTGAGGTCCTCTCTCGTCTCTATCCCTGCGAGTTCTGCGCCAAAGATTTCCGTACCGA TTTGGACGTCAATCCCATCAACGTCAACTCACAGAAGGAACTGGCTATGTGGCTATGCAAGTTCCATAACCGAGTGAACGATAAACTCGGTAAGCCGCTCTTCGACTGCAGCAAGGTGAACGAGCGTTGGCGCGACGGCTGGCTAGACGGTTCCTGCGAATAG
- the LOC6502927 gene encoding ribonuclease P protein subunit p20 — protein sequence MESNAPKEHGAKPRSNNRRNNNNRHRVVRKQPPRPASGRQHIYITRKTDFKAQLRRCQELFSSGAKEIFLHCMGFSVTRGVNLALRLIENSEGTLSYAINTSTISLLDELHPLCDEEDLTFRHRKNSALHIKIFNRSLFEIAVPPLPAAPTPQLQAQSQFRGKAKPRQ from the exons ATGGAAAGCAATGCTCCAAAGGAACACGGGGCCAAGCCGAGATCCAACAACAGacgcaacaacaacaacagacaCCGAGTAGTGCGAAAGCAGCCACCACGTCCTGCCAGCGGCCGCCAGCACATTTATATTACCAGAAAAACAGACTTCAAG GCTCAGCTGCGGCGATGCCAGGAGCTGTTCAGCTCTGGCGCTAAGGAGATCTTCCTGCACTGCATGGGCTTCTCCGTCACACGCGGCGTCAATCTTGCCCTGCGTCTCATCGAAAACTCGGAGGGAACCCTTAGCTACGCAATCAACACCTCCACCATCAGCTTGTTGGACGAATTGCACCCATTGTGTGATGAGGAGGACCTGACCTTTCGCCACCGCAAGAACTCGGCATTGCACATCAAGATCTTCAATCGCAGCTTGTTTGAGATAGCGGTGCCACCGTTGCCCGCTGCACCAACCCCGCAGCTTCAAGCGCAGTCCCAGTTCCGAGGAAAAGCAAAGCCCAGGCAGTAG